The following proteins come from a genomic window of Acinetobacter sp. SAAs474:
- a CDS encoding PLP-dependent aminotransferase family protein, with product MYKSEQLAHSLKHLIANGTWKAHEKLPSLRQQAEISGFSLITVMHAYQELEAQGLIYAKEKLGYFVAEDPHSLAIAKTVLVNEKIEINSTVFRYLKSIQSENIIPFGIAFPNSQLLYSPKLMLTLAQRAKHRLSYEQAPSLPPGNFELRKLIAQRYCMQGIATDPSDIVITAGGLDALNLALQTLTQPGDYILLQETIFYGAWQATEHFGLKVITIPEHPEHGLDLEAFKNAINNYPIKVCLLMLNSHNPIGFTVSDDIKLQLAKLLQQHHIYLIEDDVYEELYFDHKKPLSMKYFDQQNLVFHCSSFSKTLGASFRIGWVYAGKFSENIQHLQLMSTVSVNCFIQNSLADYLSHRYYEKHLKNLRNSLKRIKNQYYQYLKKNLPNTCSIHYYPSGYFLWITLAEYMDSNVIYQTMLQHQISVASGGLFYRTEKTPHHLRINCSFELTADTQHALNQLIQYLIQYEQK from the coding sequence ATGTATAAATCTGAACAGCTCGCACACAGTCTAAAGCATCTGATTGCAAATGGGACATGGAAAGCCCATGAAAAATTACCATCTCTACGTCAGCAAGCTGAAATTTCAGGATTTAGCCTAATTACAGTGATGCATGCTTACCAAGAACTGGAAGCACAAGGTTTGATTTATGCCAAAGAAAAATTAGGTTACTTTGTTGCTGAAGATCCACATAGCTTAGCGATTGCGAAAACAGTTCTTGTCAATGAGAAAATCGAAATTAATTCGACCGTTTTTCGTTATTTAAAATCAATTCAATCTGAAAATATAATTCCCTTTGGGATTGCATTTCCAAACAGCCAACTGCTCTACTCTCCCAAACTGATGCTCACTTTGGCACAACGCGCCAAACATCGTTTAAGTTATGAACAGGCACCAAGTCTACCGCCAGGCAATTTTGAACTGCGAAAATTAATTGCACAGCGCTATTGTATGCAAGGTATTGCGACTGATCCTTCTGATATTGTCATTACTGCAGGTGGATTAGATGCACTTAATTTAGCCTTACAAACCTTAACCCAACCTGGTGACTATATTCTGTTACAAGAGACTATTTTTTATGGTGCTTGGCAGGCAACAGAACACTTTGGTCTAAAGGTAATTACCATTCCAGAGCATCCTGAACATGGCTTAGATCTAGAAGCATTTAAAAATGCCATTAACAACTATCCGATTAAGGTATGCTTGTTGATGTTAAATAGTCATAATCCAATTGGATTTACGGTCAGTGATGACATCAAATTACAATTGGCAAAACTATTACAGCAGCATCATATTTATTTAATTGAAGATGATGTCTATGAAGAGCTTTATTTTGATCATAAAAAGCCTTTATCTATGAAATATTTTGATCAGCAAAATTTAGTTTTTCACTGCTCTTCATTTTCAAAAACCTTAGGCGCTAGCTTTCGTATTGGTTGGGTATATGCAGGAAAATTTTCTGAAAATATTCAACATTTACAGCTGATGAGTACCGTATCTGTGAATTGCTTTATTCAAAATTCACTGGCAGATTATCTATCACACCGTTATTATGAAAAACATTTAAAAAATTTACGCAATAGCTTAAAACGAATCAAAAATCAATATTATCAGTATCTTAAAAAAAACCTCCCCAATACCTGTAGCATCCATTATTATCCTTCAGGTTATTTTCTATGGATTACATTGGCAGAGTATATGGACAGTAATGTCATTTATCAGACAATGTTGCAACATCAAATTAGCGTTGCTTCTGGTGGATTATTTTATCGCACGGAAAAAACACCACATCATCTGCGAATCAATTGTTCTTTCGAACTGACAGCGGATACACAGCATGCGCTAAATCAATTAATTCAATATCTCATTCAATATGAGCAAAAATAG
- a CDS encoding LrgB family protein, with protein MIDVWGIFYLFWTLICYLAAKKLFIRTQRIYLSPIIVVPVLSIAMLFIMHHRFDDYYRYSQYLVTMLGPVTIAFAIPVFRYRQMIQQHFKVLVLSSAMAMFVSILSTWILATMFNLDQIVKNSLLARSISIPFALVLTEKMGGSSSLMPLFTVITGLIGMLLGDLILGWTNFKNRISYGAAFGNAAHAMGVARARQRSQLEGVIASLSMIISGMMMVLFAPLLITLIKFCYELIYSGY; from the coding sequence ATGATAGATGTGTGGGGTATTTTCTATTTATTTTGGACGCTAATCTGCTATTTGGCAGCTAAAAAGCTTTTTATACGAACTCAGCGGATTTATTTATCTCCCATTATTGTGGTACCCGTCTTAAGCATTGCCATGCTTTTCATCATGCATCATCGCTTTGATGACTATTATCGTTATAGCCAATACTTGGTCACCATGTTAGGTCCAGTTACCATTGCATTTGCTATTCCTGTATTTCGTTATCGACAGATGATTCAACAGCATTTTAAAGTATTGGTCTTAAGTTCAGCGATGGCAATGTTCGTGAGTATATTGAGCACTTGGATTTTGGCAACGATGTTTAATCTTGATCAAATTGTTAAAAATAGTTTGCTGGCACGATCCATTTCGATTCCTTTTGCTTTGGTTCTGACTGAAAAAATGGGAGGATCAAGCAGTCTTATGCCTTTATTTACTGTTATTACTGGTTTAATTGGTATGCTATTGGGCGATTTAATTCTAGGTTGGACAAATTTTAAAAATCGGATTTCTTATGGTGCTGCATTTGGTAATGCTGCACATGCGATGGGTGTCGCACGGGCAAGACAACGCAGTCAACTAGAAGGTGTGATCGCCAGTCTTTCCATGATTATTTCAGGGATGATGATGGTATTGTTCGCACCACTATTGATTACACTGATTAAGTTTTGTTATGAATTAATATATTCAGGGTATTGA
- a CDS encoding CidA/LrgA family protein, which produces MMLIMMIWGFAYLLQMFLHLPIAPGVLGFFILLLLLWTNRLKLQQIEQGADVLLAELLLFFIPPVVGVIQYQQLLLLSGWKIIVVILFSTVMVMITSVWMVRYFLAEDANT; this is translated from the coding sequence ATGATGCTGATTATGATGATCTGGGGTTTTGCCTATTTGCTACAAATGTTTTTACATTTGCCGATTGCCCCAGGCGTGCTCGGTTTTTTTATTTTATTATTGCTCTTGTGGACGAATAGATTAAAGCTTCAGCAGATTGAACAAGGTGCAGATGTCTTACTCGCTGAATTATTATTGTTTTTTATTCCACCTGTGGTTGGCGTAATTCAATATCAACAACTTTTATTGCTCAGTGGTTGGAAAATTATTGTGGTGATCCTGTTCAGTACAGTAATGGTAATGATCACTTCAGTATGGATGGTCCGATATTTTTTAGCTGAGGATGCAAACACATGA